The Streptomyces griseiscabiei genomic sequence CGCCTTGCCGCGGGCGGCGCCGCCGACCTGTTCGACGGCGGAGGAGGTGGTCTCCGTGAACTCGTCGATGTTCGCCCGGGTGCCGGGGCCGGCCGAGCGGGAGGCGATGGAGGCGATGATCTCGCCGTAGTGGACGGGGGTGACCGCGCCCACGGCGGCGACGATCGGGATGGTGGCCTGGCCGCCGCAGGTGACCATGTTGACGTTCGGGGCGCCGGGATGGGCGTCGCCGTTGACGGGCGGGACGACGTACGGGCCGAGGGCGGCCGGGGTGAGGTCGACCAGGGTGCGGCCGAGGGGGCGCAGCACCTGGTCGTGGTGGCGGTGGGCGCCCGCCGAGGTGGCGTCGAAGACGATCTCGACGTCGGCGAACTCGTCCAGCCCGACGAGGCCCTCGACGCCCTCGTGGGTGGTGGCGACCTTGAGGCGGCGGGCGCGGGCCAGACCGTCGGAGGCCGGGTCGATGCCGGCCAGCGCGGCGATCTCCAGGCTCTCCGACAGCCGCAGGATCTTGATCATGAGGTCGGTGCCGATGTTGCCGGAGCCGATGACGGCGACCTTCGTCCTCCCGCTCGTCCCGCTCACCGCCGCTCTCCTTCCGGTTCCGGGGCGAACCGGACCCGCACGGAGCCCAGGTCCAGGATGTGGGCCTCGAAGGCGTCCCCCGGAGCGGCGGGCGCCATCGGGCCCAGGGCGCCGGTGAGCACCAGGTCGCCGGCGCGCAGCGGGTCGCCCCGCTCGGCGAGGGCCGAGGCCAGCCAGACGGCCGCGTTCAGGGGGCTGCCGAGACAGGCGGCGCCGGTGCCCTCGGAGACGGTCCCGCCGTCGCGGCTCATGGTCATCGTCACCGCGCGGAGGTCCACGGCGGTGAGGGGGACGGGGGTGGCGCCGAGGACGTACAGACCGCAGGAGGCGTTGTCGGCGACGGTGTCGACGAGGGAGATGTCCCAGCCGCGCACCCGGCTGTCGACGATCTCCAGCGCGGGCAGCGCGAAGTCGACGGCCCGCAGGACGTCGACG encodes the following:
- a CDS encoding acetaldehyde dehydrogenase (acetylating) → MSGTSGRTKVAVIGSGNIGTDLMIKILRLSESLEIAALAGIDPASDGLARARRLKVATTHEGVEGLVGLDEFADVEIVFDATSAGAHRHHDQVLRPLGRTLVDLTPAALGPYVVPPVNGDAHPGAPNVNMVTCGGQATIPIVAAVGAVTPVHYGEIIASIASRSAGPGTRANIDEFTETTSSAVEQVGGAARGKAIIVLNPAEPPLIMRDTVHCLVSDCATEDVAASVEEMVGRVRAYVPGYRLKQKVQFDRVPADDPLRALAPGTGDALKVSVFLEVEGAAHYLPAYAGNLDIMTSAALRTAERMAARRLTERAAR
- a CDS encoding 2-keto-4-pentenoate hydratase, which translates into the protein MTPALDPPAVVKAADQLAEATRTGVPCPPVRDLFDDGGDLATAYAVQQLNVRRAQAAGRRIVGRKIGLTSVAVQRQLGVDRPDFGALFADMAVPDGGEVPVGRLLQPKVEAEVALVLGRDLPHRECTVVDVLRAVDFALPALEIVDSRVRGWDISLVDTVADNASCGLYVLGATPVPLTAVDLRAVTMTMSRDGGTVSEGTGAACLGSPLNAAVWLASALAERGDPLRAGDLVLTGALGPMAPAAPGDAFEAHILDLGSVRVRFAPEPEGERR